The Paenibacillus tianjinensis genome has a window encoding:
- a CDS encoding dipicolinate synthase subunit B: protein MDWHGKTVGYAITGSHCTFAEVMPQIQRFMDGGANVVPIVSASVLNTDTRFGTSENWLKQLKDITGNDIISTIVEAEPLGPSKLLDVLTIAPCTGNTTSKLANAMTDSPVLMAAKSQMRNGRPLVLAISTNDGLGLNAANIAKLLVAKHIYFVPFGQDNPEGKPNSLVARMELIPEACYAALQGKQLQPMIIERFHSA, encoded by the coding sequence ATGGATTGGCATGGAAAAACAGTAGGTTATGCCATCACTGGCTCACATTGCACGTTTGCTGAGGTGATGCCGCAGATTCAACGGTTTATGGACGGAGGGGCCAATGTGGTGCCGATTGTTTCGGCATCTGTGCTGAACACGGACACACGCTTCGGCACATCGGAAAATTGGCTAAAACAGTTGAAAGATATAACGGGGAATGATATCATTTCTACAATTGTTGAAGCGGAACCGCTGGGACCATCCAAGCTGCTCGATGTGCTCACCATTGCTCCTTGCACAGGGAATACAACGAGCAAACTGGCAAACGCGATGACTGACAGCCCTGTACTGATGGCAGCCAAATCGCAGATGCGTAATGGCCGTCCGCTTGTGCTGGCGATCTCCACTAATGATGGTCTAGGCCTGAACGCAGCGAATATTGCGAAGCTACTGGTAGCCAAACATATTTATTTTGTACCGTTCGGCCAGGATAACCCTGAAGGCAAGCCTAATTCGCTTGTAGCGCGCATGGAACTCATTCCCGAGGCCTGCTACGCGGCCCTGCAGGGCAAACAGCTGCAGCCGATGATTATCGAACGGTTTCATTCAGCATAG
- the dpsA gene encoding dipicolinate synthase subunit DpsA yields the protein MLTGIRIVFLGGDARQLEVIRKCVEMDATVSAAGFEKWEAPSPGVNLAQLSPELLGSADVLVLPTVGCDEEGNINALFSTGRLQLLDEHAAALPQGATVYTGMAKSYLRSLCAKYSLKLVELLNRDDVAIYNSIPTAEGALVMAIQNTDFTIHGSVSMVLGMGRTGFTMARALQGLGSTVKVGVRKQDHYARAEEMGWKPFMTGELLQQVTDTDLIFNTIPSMIITAQVLSRIPRHCVIIDLASAPGGCDFRYAEKRGIKAMLAPGLPGIVAPKSAGMIMGSALVQSISEETLNKGDQ from the coding sequence ATGCTTACTGGCATCAGGATCGTGTTCCTGGGCGGGGACGCGAGACAGCTTGAAGTGATTCGAAAATGCGTGGAAATGGATGCGACGGTAAGCGCCGCCGGGTTCGAAAAATGGGAAGCCCCTAGCCCGGGGGTGAACCTGGCACAACTGTCGCCGGAGCTGCTCGGCAGTGCGGATGTACTGGTGCTGCCTACGGTAGGATGTGACGAGGAAGGGAATATCAACGCGTTGTTCTCCACCGGACGCCTGCAGCTGCTGGATGAGCATGCTGCAGCACTCCCGCAAGGCGCAACCGTATATACCGGTATGGCCAAAAGTTATTTGCGCAGTCTGTGCGCTAAGTATTCCTTGAAGCTCGTAGAGCTGCTGAACAGGGATGATGTAGCGATTTATAATTCCATTCCGACAGCGGAAGGCGCACTTGTCATGGCCATTCAGAATACCGATTTTACGATCCACGGTTCCGTCTCGATGGTGCTGGGCATGGGCCGGACCGGTTTTACGATGGCAAGGGCATTGCAGGGATTAGGCTCTACTGTAAAAGTGGGTGTCCGGAAGCAGGACCACTATGCCCGTGCGGAAGAGATGGGCTGGAAGCCCTTTATGACCGGTGAGCTGCTGCAGCAGGTGACAGATACCGACCTGATCTTTAATACTATACCGAGCATGATTATCACGGCGCAGGTGCTCTCCAGAATACCTAGGCATTGCGTCATTATCGATTTGGCCTCAGCTCCGGGCGGCTGTGATTTCCGTTATGCGGAGAAGCGGGGAATCAAGGCTATGCTTGCACCCGGATTGCCAGGGATTGTAGCCCCGAAAAGTGCCGGGATGATTATGGGAAGTGCGCTGGTACAGTCGATCTCGGAGGAGACTTTAAACAAGGGGGACCAATAA
- the dut gene encoding dUTP diphosphatase yields the protein MSYYVQINKLPGNEDVLLPRKMSEQASGYDLYASVAEQVVLAPGERALIPTGIALAMPDGLEAQIRPRSGLAFKHGITCLNTPGTIDADYRGEIKVLLINLGQEPFAIARNERIAQMVFQAVPAVTLVEVEELSETERGAGGFGHTGK from the coding sequence TTGTCTTATTACGTTCAAATTAACAAGCTTCCGGGAAATGAGGATGTGCTGCTGCCGCGCAAAATGTCGGAGCAGGCCTCCGGATACGATTTGTATGCCTCTGTAGCCGAGCAGGTGGTGCTTGCTCCGGGTGAGCGTGCGCTGATCCCTACAGGAATCGCCCTGGCGATGCCGGACGGGCTGGAGGCGCAAATCCGCCCGCGCAGCGGCCTGGCCTTTAAGCATGGCATTACCTGCCTGAACACACCAGGCACCATTGATGCTGATTACCGCGGTGAAATCAAGGTGCTGCTGATTAACCTGGGTCAGGAGCCCTTTGCGATTGCCCGCAATGAGCGGATTGCCCAGATGGTCTTCCAGGCTGTTCCCGCTGTGACACTGGTCGAAGTTGAAGAGCTGTCTGAAACCGAACGCGGTGCCGGCGGCTTTGGTCATACAGGGAAGTAA